Within the Flavobacterium sp. N502536 genome, the region ACCGATTTTAAAGTAAATAGCTTGTGGATATATGTAACCGGTGTTCATACTTTTTATCCTGGTGCTACTAGTGATGGTTTATCAGGGGCGATCACATTTGTTGGAAAATTTAAAGGAGTTACAAAGTTTACTGTGACAAAGAATACGACTGGGGGTAATATCGGAGATGCTTCACCTCATAAAGGTTTTTTTCTAGTCGATTTTGATACCGAAGGAGGCGTGGATAATAGTATTTTTATTATAGATACGCTTGAAATTAAATTAAGTAACAATTATGATTACTTTTCTATAGATGATTTTAATTTTGCAAATGGTATAGAGGCACCTACTGTAATTACAACAACAGCTAAAAATACTGGATCGCTTAAAGCTGATATGGGAGGGGATGTAACGGCTGATGGTGGTGATGCAAATATTGAAAGAGGAATCGTGTGGTCAACATCAGTAGTAAATCCGACCATTTCGGATACTAAATTCCCAATAGGTACCGGTACTGGAGTTTTTAGTGATGTAGTTTCCGGATTTCCACCCTTAAGTCTCATTTATTACAGGGCATATGCAAAAAACAGTGGAGGAATTAATTATGGGGCTGTTTACTCCTTTACTACAACAGCGACCTTTGGGGTTTCTGCAGCTACATCAACTAATGTTTCTTGTGCCGGCAGAGCTAATGGTTCCTCTTCGGTAAGTGTATCCGGAGGCAGGACACCCTATTCTTATCTGTGGACGCCATTGGGTGGAAATGAATCTTCGGCTACCGGGTTGATGCCCGGCAATTACAAAGTAGTGGTTACTGATGCTGAAGGGACGCAAATAGTACAAAACTTTGTAATAAGTGAACCGACGGGACTCGATTTAGGAAAAGGAATACAGAAAAATGTGTTTTGTTTTGGAGATGCTGATGGTGAAGCCGGAGTTAGTGTGACTGGAGGTACTCCGCCGTACAGTTATTCTTGGTTGCCGTCTGGAGGAAATGAGGCCACTGCTACTGGTTTAACAGCAGGAACTTATACTGTAACGGTAACCGATAGCCATTTTTGTCAAGCGACTAAAATATTTAATATATTACAGCCGATAGCCGGTATGACAGCTTCGATTGAAAGTAAGCCAGCTACTGCTTGTGGTACAGAATCTGATGGATGGGTTACCGTAAAAGTTGCTAACGGGACACCTCCTTATACTTATTTATGGGAGACATCAGGAGGAGTCACTGCTACAGAAACGGGTTTAAGCCCTGGAACATATAGTGTGATTATAACCGATTTAAACGGATGCACTTTGAAAGAAACAGCAGTTATATTATTGAGTTCGGATACAACAGCTCCTATACCTAATGTAGCGGATCTCCCAACAATCACAAGTTATTGTGCTATTCAGTCTTCGGAGATTATAATTCCGACGGCAACAGACAACTGCGCTGGAAATATTAACGCGACAACTACCAGTTTGTTAAACTACAACGCTGTTGGCAGTTATATCATTACATGGATTTATAATGATGGTAATGGAAATAGTGCGACACAAAATCAAACGGTTAATGTTGTTGCTTCTCCTCTGGATTTGGTAATGTTTAATGATGCTACTTATACTTTTGATGGAGGTTTTCATGCTAATCAGGTGGTTGGACTTCCTGATGGGGCTAAAGTAGTTTATTCAATTTCACCGGAAACAGGGAGTCTTAATAGTGCCAAAAATGTGGGAATATATACTATTACCGCTGTGGTATCCCCGACGGCAGGAACTAATTGTTCTCCAATTATGCTAACAGCGAAACTTATTATTGATAAGGCAAAAGCTTTGCAACGAATTACTTTTGACAGTTTACCGGTTAAAAGTCTTGGAGCAAATAATAACTTCACTTTAGAGGCTGTTTCGGACTCTGGTTTACCAATTCGCTATTCTTTTGTCTATACATCTTCTCAGCCACCAGCAAATGTTTCAGCATCAGGTTTAGTAAGCATGCTCAGGTCGGGTCAGGTAGTAATAACAGCACATCAGGATGGTGATAGTGATTATTTACCTGCTGCAGCCGTTTCTCAAACTCTGTTAATACAAAACAATAACGCAGATATTGCAAAACTCGCGATTGGTAATTTGGTTTACAATAATCCTTCACAAAAGAACACTTATTTTACAGAATGTGAAGCAGAAAATAGCCTTACTGTTTCTGTGGTAAATGAATCAAACGCAACTATTAGCCCTTCGTCAAGTTTTACTATTCAGTTGTCAAGACCAGGAATTTATAATCAGGATATCAAGGTAGTCTCAGAAGATGGAACTGTTGTTAAAATATATACTCTTGAAGTGTTAAAGACTTTTGATTTTTTTGATATTGTCCGTCAGAAATTTAATAGTACCCTTCTGGTAAATAATAACCCTCAAACAAATGGAGGATATGAGTTTGTGGCCTACGAATGGTTTAAAAATGGTAAGTCTGTAGGGACAGATCAATATTATTTGGCGGGGGAGAGTGTAAATAGTACATCTGATACAATTGCTGATTATATGGTGAAAATGACAACTAAAGAAGGGAAAGTGTTGCAGACTTGTACAGCTAAGATTGTATTGCAGAATTCAGCTGGTGCGCGAGTTTATCCAAATCCGGCTGAAGCCGGAAAGATGGTAACGGTTGAAGTTGACTATCCTGTAGAGGAGCTGGAGAATATGCAGATAAGTTTATACACAGTATCTGGTCAATTGGTCAAAACAATAAAATCATCAACAGTAAAAACTGAAATTCAATTACCTTCTGCTACAGAGAGTAATATGTATCTTGTGCTTATTGAAACTGCTAATACCAAAAAAACACTGAAAGTAATTGTAAATAAATAAAATCTGCCAGTGTTTCTTCAAAGATTACACTGGCATAAAATAATCTTAAGATGAAAAAGTGTATAATAAACTATATAACTTTAATAGCAGT harbors:
- a CDS encoding T9SS type A sorting domain-containing protein, producing the protein MKKLYLLLALLLFAMQHLSAQIVETFENQTNEATSFTSAGKTFDLSSSYRVFKVVQFDNLGNNNSNKFIHVEDAISTESFGQSGTISASKTDFKVNSLWIYVTGVHTFYPGATSDGLSGAITFVGKFKGVTKFTVTKNTTGGNIGDASPHKGFFLVDFDTEGGVDNSIFIIDTLEIKLSNNYDYFSIDDFNFANGIEAPTVITTTAKNTGSLKADMGGDVTADGGDANIERGIVWSTSVVNPTISDTKFPIGTGTGVFSDVVSGFPPLSLIYYRAYAKNSGGINYGAVYSFTTTATFGVSAATSTNVSCAGRANGSSSVSVSGGRTPYSYLWTPLGGNESSATGLMPGNYKVVVTDAEGTQIVQNFVISEPTGLDLGKGIQKNVFCFGDADGEAGVSVTGGTPPYSYSWLPSGGNEATATGLTAGTYTVTVTDSHFCQATKIFNILQPIAGMTASIESKPATACGTESDGWVTVKVANGTPPYTYLWETSGGVTATETGLSPGTYSVIITDLNGCTLKETAVILLSSDTTAPIPNVADLPTITSYCAIQSSEIIIPTATDNCAGNINATTTSLLNYNAVGSYIITWIYNDGNGNSATQNQTVNVVASPLDLVMFNDATYTFDGGFHANQVVGLPDGAKVVYSISPETGSLNSAKNVGIYTITAVVSPTAGTNCSPIMLTAKLIIDKAKALQRITFDSLPVKSLGANNNFTLEAVSDSGLPIRYSFVYTSSQPPANVSASGLVSMLRSGQVVITAHQDGDSDYLPAAAVSQTLLIQNNNADIAKLAIGNLVYNNPSQKNTYFTECEAENSLTVSVVNESNATISPSSSFTIQLSRPGIYNQDIKVVSEDGTVVKIYTLEVLKTFDFFDIVRQKFNSTLLVNNNPQTNGGYEFVAYEWFKNGKSVGTDQYYLAGESVNSTSDTIADYMVKMTTKEGKVLQTCTAKIVLQNSAGARVYPNPAEAGKMVTVEVDYPVEELENMQISLYTVSGQLVKTIKSSTVKTEIQLPSATESNMYLVLIETANTKKTLKVIVNK